One window of the Magnolia sinica isolate HGM2019 chromosome 19, MsV1, whole genome shotgun sequence genome contains the following:
- the LOC131235030 gene encoding protein DETOXIFICATION 12-like isoform X3: MGMASALETLCGQAYGAQQYQKLGIHTQRAVLALLLVALPLSLLWAFMGKILIFIGQDLLISFEAGKYVMWMIPALFAYAVLQALIIFFQSQSLILPMLLTSLATLCFHIPVLVYNIGLGNVGAALAISISYWLNVVILGLYVKYSPSCEKTRAPLSKEVFRGLDEFFRVAIPSALMICLEWWSFELLILLSGLLPNPKLETSALSICLTTISLLYTIPYGLGAAASTRVSNELGAGKPQAARLAVCVVMCVAVVATAIVATALFCIRYVLGYAFSNEKEVIDYVRRMVPLICLSVITDSLQGVLSGVARGCGWQHLGAYVNLGAFYLVGIPVASILGFVLHLKGWGLWIGIVSGSALQSVLLSLITGFTNWQQQADKTRARVFAKSLLIDDGLRK, translated from the exons ATGGGAATGGCAAGTGCATTGGAAACTCTGTGCGGGCAAGCTTACGGAGCCCAGCAATATCAAAAGCTTGGAATTCACACTCAAAGGGCTGTACTTGCCCTGCTTTTGGTCGCTCTACCGCTCTCTCTTTTATGGGCTTTCATGGGAAAGATCCTAATTTTCATTGGCCAAGATCTTCTAATCTCATTCGAAGCAGGGAAGTATGTAATGTGGATGATCCCCGCACTATTCGCTTACGCAGTTCTTCAAGCGCTAATAATATTCTTTCAATCTCAGAGCTTGATTCTTCCAATGCTCCTAACCTCTTTGGCAACTCTATGTTTTCATATTCCTGTCTTGGTATATAATATCGGGTTGGGAAATGTCGGGGCCGCATTGGCCATCAGTATATCGTATTGGTTGAATGTGGTCATCCTTGGATTGTACGTGAAGTACTCTCCATCTTGTGAAAAGACCCGCGCCCCACTCTCGAAAGAAGTGTTTCGAGGCCTTGATGAGTTCTTCCGGGTCGCAATTCCATCTGCATTGATGATATG TCTTGAGTGGTGGTCATTTGAACTGCTTATCTTGTTGTCTGGGCTTCTACCCAATCCAAAGCTAGAAACTTCAGCTCTTTCAATATG CCTCACCACCATCTCGTTGCTCTACACGATTCCGTATGGGCTCGGTGCTGCTGCCAG CACTCGAGTTTCGAATGAATTAGGAGCTGGAAAACCACAGGCGGCCCGCTTAGCTGTGTGTGTTGTGATGTGTGTGGCAGTCGTGGCGACTGCAATTGTGGCCACGGCCCTTTTCTGTATCCGCTACGTTCTTGGTTATGCTTTCAGCAACGAGAAGGAAGTCATAGATTATGTTAGGAGAATGGTGCCTTTGATTTGCCTGTCAGTCATCACAGATAGCCTACAAGGGGTCCTCTCAG GTGTTGCTCGAGGGTGTGGATGGCAGCATCTAGGTGCCTATGTAAACCTTGGAGCATTCTATCTTGTTGGAATTCCAGTTGCTAGCATCTTGGGTTTTGTCTTGCATTTGAAAGGATGGGGCCTATGGATTGGGATAGTGAGCGGATCGGCTTTACAGtcggtgcttctctctctcattacaGGCTTTACAAATTGGCAACAACAG GCAGACAAGACGAGGGCGCGAGTGTTTGCAAAGAGTTTGTTGATAGACGATGGATTACGAAAGTAA